The Brassica oleracea var. oleracea cultivar TO1000 chromosome C6, BOL, whole genome shotgun sequence genome includes a region encoding these proteins:
- the LOC106300039 gene encoding uncharacterized protein LOC106300039, whose protein sequence is MGCAQSKIENEEAVTRCKERKQFMKDAVVARNAFAAAHSAYAMALKNTGAALSDYAHGEFLVSNHHHSSSAAAAASSLPTAVSPPPPSSAAAISNSVASSSSAAGEIPQPMPDTLPPPPPPPPPPLQRAATMPEMNGRSGGPSGSGLSGTIIEEDDDGDDDSEVENHDRLVRKSKSRGGSSRGRPMIDDDRHHHHNQEAPPPPLPQSMAANPRPIPPPRQHQQQEHLVYDYFFASENIPGTTLEDTPPPQAKPAPPQPASPSSEEDDELEEEEDEPVVERKPPVVEERPKRVEEPSVELEKVANFRGGMKKPIGGERRGGGRFPATATATNLANVFNELDDNFLKASESAHEVSKMLEATRLHYHSNFADNRGHIDHSARVMRVITWNRSFRGLPNTDVGKDDFDSEENETHATVLDKLLAWEKKLYDEVKSGELMKIEYQRKVAHLNRVKKRGGHSDSLERAKAAVSQLHTRYIVDMQSMDSTVSEINRLRDEQLYVKLLHLVEAMGKMWEMMQMHHQRQAEISKVLKSLDISQAVKETNDHHHERTIQLLAVVQEWHTQFCRMIDNQKMYIKSLGGWLKLNLIPIESTLKEKVSSPPRVPNPAIQKLLHIWYDRLDKIPDEMARTAIINFAAVVSTIMQQQEEEMKLRDRCGETRKELGRKIRQFEDWYHKYMQKRGPEDMNADGSEADNEHKDEVVVRQFNVEQIKKRLEEEEEAYQRQSQQVREKSIASLRTRLPELFQAMSEVAYSCSGMYRAVVAYVTQRQSQNERHQKSSSQGQTSVRTDVRAE, encoded by the exons ATGGGTTGTGCTCAATCCAAGATCGAGAACGAAGAAGCCGTTACTCGCTGCAAAGAGCGCAAACAGTTCATGAAAGACGCCGTCGTCGCCCGTAACGCCTTCGCCGCCGCGCACTCCGCTTACGCCATGGCCCTCAAGAACACCGGAGCCGCTCTCTCCGATTACGCTCACGGCGAGTTTCTCGTCTCCAATCACCACCACTCTTCCTCCGCCGCCGCCGCAGCTTCCTCTCTTCCCACCGCCGTATCTCCTCCTCCGCCTTCCTCCGCCGCCGCGATTTCTAACTCCGTCGCGTCGTCCTCCTCCGCCGCCGGCGAGATCCCTCAGCCTATGCCGGATACCCTCCCGCCGCCGCCTCCTCCGCCGCCGCCTCCTCTCCAGAGGGCTGCCACCATGCCGGAGATGAACGGTAGATCCGGCGGTCCGTCGGGGAGTGGACTCAGCGGGACTATAATTGAGGAGGACGACGACGGCGACGATGACTCCGAGGTGGAGAATCACGACCGGTTGGTTAGGAAGTCGAAGAGCCGCGGTGGTAGCAGTAGAGGCAGGCCGATGATTGATGACGATCGCCACCACCACCATAACCAAGAAGCTCCTCCTCCGCCTCTGCCTCAATCCATGGCGGCGAATCCAAGGCCGATTCCACCGCCACGTCAGCATCAGCAACAAGAGCACTTGGTGTACGATTACTTCTTCGCGAGTGAGAACATACCTGGAACTACCTTAGAAGACACTCCTCCTCCGCAGGCCAAACCTGCGCCTCCTCAGCCAGCTTCACCGTCCTCAGAGGAAGATGATGAACTAGAAGAGGAGGAGGATGAGCCGGTGGTTGAACGGAAACCTCCCGTGGTCGAGGAAAGGCCGAAGAGAGTGGAGGAACCGAGTGTGGAGCTTGAAAAAGTTGCTAACTTTAGAGGAGGGATGAAGAAGCCCATCGGCGGAGAGAGGAGGGGAGGAGGGAGGTTTCCGGCGACGGCGACGGCGACGAACTTGGCTAATGTATTCAATGAGCTTGATGATAATTTCTTGAAAGCTTCTGAAAGTGCACACGAGGTTTCCAAGATGCTTGAAGCCACCAGGCTCCATTACCACTCTAATTTTGCTGATAACAGAG GCCATATTGATCACTCTGCTAGAGTGATGCGTGTTATTACATGGAACAGATCGTTTAGAGGATTACCAAATACTGATGTTGGGAAAGATGATTTTGATTCTGAGGAGAATGAAACTCATGCTACTGTTCTTGACAAGTTGCTAGCATGGGAGAAGAAGCTCTACGACGAAGTTAAG TCTGGTGAGCTCATGAAGATCGAGTACCAGAGAAAGGTCGCTCATCTAAACCGGGTAAAGAAGCGAGGTGGCCACTCAGATTCACTAGAGAGAGCCAAAGCAGCAGTTAGTCAGCTGCATACACGATACATCGTCGACATGCAGTCCATGGACTCCACAGTCTCAGAGATCAACCGTCTTCGAGACGAACAACTCTACGTCAAGCTCCTCCACCTCGTCGAGGC AATGGGTAAGATGTGGGAGATGATGCAAATGCATCACCAGAGACAAGCCGAGATCTCCAAAGTATTGAAATCACTAGACATATCGCAGGCGGTTAAAGAAACAAACGATCACCACCACGAACGCACCATCCAGCTCCTGGCCGTGGTCCAAGAGTGGCACACGCAGTTTTGCAGGATGATAGACAATCAAAAGATGTATATAAAGTCACTCGGCGGGTGGCTGAAGCTGAATCTCATCCCTATAGAGAGCACGCTCAAGGAGAAAGTATCTTCGCCGCCACGTGTCCCAAACCCCGCTATACAGAAGCTTCTCCACATTTGGTACGACCGGTTAGACAAGATCCCCGACGAGATGGCGAGGACGGCGATCATCAATTTCGCGGCGGTTGTGAGCACGATAATGCAGCAGCAAGAGGAGGAGATGAAGCTGAGGGATAGGTGCGGGGAGACGAGGAAGGAGCTGGGGAGGAAGATCAGGCAGTTTGAGGATTGGTACCATAAGTACATGCAGAAGAGAGGGCCTGAGGATATGAATGCGGACGGGTCTGAAGCGGACAACGAGCATAAGGATGAGGTTGTCGTGAGGCAGTTCAACGTGGAGCAGATTAAGAAGAGGTTGGAGGAAGAGGAAGAGGCTTACCAAAGGCAAAGCCAACAAGTTAGAGAGAAGTCTATTGCTAGTCTTAGAACTCGTCTTCCCGAGCTGTTTCAGGCAATGTCTGAGGTTGCATATTCCTGTTCGGGTATGTATAGAGCGGTTGTTGCGTATGTGACTCAGCGGCAAAGCCAAAACGAAAGGCATCAGAAATCATCAAGCCAGGGACAAACTTCGGTAAGAACCGATGTAAGAGCAGAGTGA
- the LOC106300040 gene encoding xanthoxin dehydrogenase isoform X2, producing the protein MSTENIQHSSLPTQRLLGKVALITGGATGIGESIARLFHKHGAKVCIVDVQDDLGDKVLKTLLANSEESACFIHGDVTQEDDISNAVDFAVKRFGTLDILINNAGVSEAPCPDIRNNSLTEFEMVFNVNVKGAFLGMKHAARVMIPAKKGSIVSLCSVGGVVGGVGPHAYVGSKHAVLGLTRSVAAELGQHGIRVNCVSPYAVLTNLALAHLPEDERTEGVVAGFRSFAAANANLKGVELTVDDVANAVLFLASDESRYVSGDNLMVDGGFTCTNHSFKVFR; encoded by the exons ATGTCAACTGAAAACATTCAACATTCTTCTCTCCCTACTCAAAG GCTTTTGGGTAAAGTGGCGTTGATAACCGGAGGAGCCACAGGGATAGGCGAAAGCATCGCTCGTCTGTTCCACAAGCACGGTGCCAAAGTCTGCATCGTCGACGTCCAAGACGATCTCGGAGACAAAGTTCTCAAAACTCTGTTAGCCAACTCGGAGGAGTCAGCTTGTTTCATCCACGGTGACGTCACACAAGAAGACGACATCAGTAACGCTGTTGACTTCGCCGTCAAGCGTTTCGGGACACTTGACATACTCATCAACAACGCAGGAGTAAGCGAAGCACCGTGTCCGGACATCCGCAACAACAGTTTAACCGAGTTCGAGATGGTCTTCAACGTCAACGTGAAAGGAGCTTTCCTAGGGATGAAACATGCGGCGCGTGTGATGATCCCCGCCAAGAAAGGCTCGATAGTCTCTTTATGCAGCGTTGGCGGCGTTGTCGGAGGCGTTGGTCCGCACGCTTACGTCGGCTCCAAGCACGCGGTTCTAGGTTTGACTAGGAGCGTTGCGGCAGAGCTAGGACAGCACGGGATACGCGTGAACTGCGTTTCGCCTTACGCGGTTTTGACCAACCTCGCGCTGGCTCATTTGCCTGAGGATGAGAGGACGGAAGGCGTGGTCGCTGGTTTCAGGAGTTTCGCCGCTGCGAACGCGAATCTGAAAGGTGTTGAGTTGACGGTTGATGACGTGGCGAACGCGGTTTTGTTTCTGGCTAGTGATGAGTCGCGGTATGTGAGTGGAGATAATCTGATGGTTGATGGTGGGTTCACTTGCACTAACCACTCCTTTAAAGTTTTTAG ATGA
- the LOC106300040 gene encoding xanthoxin dehydrogenase isoform X1, whose amino-acid sequence MSTENIQHSSLPTQRLLGKVALITGGATGIGESIARLFHKHGAKVCIVDVQDDLGDKVLKTLLANSEESACFIHGDVTQEDDISNAVDFAVKRFGTLDILINNAGVSEAPCPDIRNNSLTEFEMVFNVNVKGAFLGMKHAARVMIPAKKGSIVSLCSVGGVVGGVGPHAYVGSKHAVLGLTRSVAAELGQHGIRVNCVSPYAVLTNLALAHLPEDERTEGVVAGFRSFAAANANLKGVELTVDDVANAVLFLASDESRYVSGDNLMVDGGFTCTNHSFKVFR is encoded by the exons ATGTCAACTGAAAACATTCAACATTCTTCTCTCCCTACTCAAAG GCTTTTGGGTAAAGTGGCGTTGATAACCGGAGGAGCCACAGGGATAGGCGAAAGCATCGCTCGTCTGTTCCACAAGCACGGTGCCAAAGTCTGCATCGTCGACGTCCAAGACGATCTCGGAGACAAAGTTCTCAAAACTCTGTTAGCCAACTCGGAGGAGTCAGCTTGTTTCATCCACGGTGACGTCACACAAGAAGACGACATCAGTAACGCTGTTGACTTCGCCGTCAAGCGTTTCGGGACACTTGACATACTCATCAACAACGCAGGAGTAAGCGAAGCACCGTGTCCGGACATCCGCAACAACAGTTTAACCGAGTTCGAGATGGTCTTCAACGTCAACGTGAAAGGAGCTTTCCTAGGGATGAAACATGCGGCGCGTGTGATGATCCCCGCCAAGAAAGGCTCGATAGTCTCTTTATGCAGCGTTGGCGGCGTTGTCGGAGGCGTTGGTCCGCACGCTTACGTCGGCTCCAAGCACGCGGTTCTAGGTTTGACTAGGAGCGTTGCGGCAGAGCTAGGACAGCACGGGATACGCGTGAACTGCGTTTCGCCTTACGCGGTTTTGACCAACCTCGCGCTGGCTCATTTGCCTGAGGATGAGAGGACGGAAGGCGTGGTCGCTGGTTTCAGGAGTTTCGCCGCTGCGAACGCGAATCTGAAAGGTGTTGAGTTGACGGTTGATGACGTGGCGAACGCGGTTTTGTTTCTGGCTAGTGATGAGTCGCGGTATGTGAGTGGAGATAATCTGATGGTTGATGGTGGGTTCACTTGCACTAACCACTCCTTTAAAGTTTTTAGATGA